The following proteins are co-located in the Polymorphospora rubra genome:
- a CDS encoding sugar O-acetyltransferase, with protein sequence MTDGRSMRERMLAGDLYLAEDPELGELLHRASGLMDAYNANPLPAADERRRLLTELLGEIGEGTEIRPPLRVDYGGQIRIGARCFANFGLVALDVAAITIGDDVQIGANVQLLTPTHPIEPVLRRQKWEAARPITIGDNVWLGSGVIVLPGVTIGENTVVGAGAVVTKDLPANVVAVGNPARVVREIDPDAPVTDPRAG encoded by the coding sequence ATGACTGACGGTCGGTCCATGCGGGAGCGGATGCTCGCCGGTGACCTCTACCTCGCCGAGGATCCCGAACTGGGAGAACTGCTCCACCGGGCGTCCGGGCTGATGGACGCGTACAACGCGAACCCGCTGCCGGCGGCCGACGAGCGGCGCCGGCTGCTGACCGAGCTGCTGGGGGAGATCGGCGAGGGCACCGAGATCCGGCCGCCGCTGCGGGTCGACTACGGCGGGCAGATCCGCATCGGCGCCCGCTGTTTCGCCAACTTCGGACTGGTCGCGCTGGACGTCGCCGCGATCACCATCGGCGACGACGTCCAGATCGGGGCGAACGTCCAGCTCCTGACGCCCACCCACCCGATCGAGCCGGTGCTCCGCCGACAGAAGTGGGAGGCCGCCAGGCCGATCACCATCGGCGACAACGTCTGGCTCGGCAGCGGGGTCATCGTGCTGCCGGGCGTGACGATCGGCGAGAACACGGTGGTGGGTGCGGGCGCGGTCGTCACCAAGGACCTGCCCGCCAACGTCGTCGCGGTCGGCAACCCGGCCCGGGTCGTACGGGAGATCGACCCGGACGCCCCGGTCACCGACCCCCGGGCGGGCTGA
- a CDS encoding SDR family oxidoreductase codes for MHESQIVALVAGGTRGAGRGIAVELGAIGARVYVTGRTSGTQRSEYGRPETIEETAAMVDAAGGIGIPVRVDHLVPTEVAALVDRIRAETGRLDVLVNDIWGGEYLTEWNTPVWKHDLDKGLRQLRLAVDTHLITAHHALPLLIERPGGLLVEMTDGTAEYNAGNYRLSPFYDLAKTAVGRLGWAHAKDLAPYGATAVTLTPGWMRSEIMLDMFGVTEENWRDALEREPHFAISETPRFVGRAVAALAADADRARWNGRSLSSGGLAAEYGFTDLDGSRPDCWRYIVEVQDAGRPADVTGYR; via the coding sequence ATGCATGAGTCGCAGATCGTCGCTCTGGTGGCGGGTGGCACCCGTGGGGCCGGGCGCGGCATCGCCGTCGAACTCGGGGCGATCGGCGCCCGGGTCTACGTGACCGGACGCACGAGCGGAACGCAGCGGTCGGAGTACGGCCGCCCCGAAACCATCGAGGAGACCGCCGCCATGGTCGACGCCGCCGGCGGCATCGGCATCCCGGTCCGCGTCGACCACCTCGTCCCGACCGAGGTCGCCGCGCTGGTCGACCGGATCCGCGCCGAGACCGGCCGGCTCGACGTACTGGTCAACGACATCTGGGGCGGCGAATACCTGACGGAGTGGAACACCCCGGTCTGGAAGCACGACCTGGACAAGGGGCTGCGCCAGCTACGGCTGGCCGTCGACACCCACCTGATCACCGCGCACCACGCGCTGCCGCTGCTCATCGAGCGGCCCGGCGGCCTGCTCGTCGAGATGACCGACGGCACCGCCGAGTACAACGCCGGCAACTACCGGCTGTCGCCGTTCTACGACCTCGCCAAGACCGCCGTCGGCCGGCTCGGCTGGGCGCACGCCAAGGACCTCGCCCCGTACGGCGCCACCGCCGTCACGCTCACCCCCGGCTGGATGCGGTCGGAGATCATGCTCGACATGTTCGGCGTCACCGAGGAGAACTGGCGGGACGCCCTCGAGCGGGAACCGCACTTCGCCATCTCGGAGACGCCCCGGTTCGTCGGTCGGGCCGTCGCCGCCCTGGCCGCCGACGCCGACCGGGCCCGGTGGAACGGGCGGTCGCTGTCCAGCGGCGGGCTCGCCGCCGAGTACGGCTTCACCGACCTCGACGGCTCCCGGCCGGACTGCTGGCGTTACATCGTCGAGGTCCAGGACGCCGGTAGGCCCGCCGACGTCACCGGCTACCGCTGA
- a CDS encoding TetR family transcriptional regulator, which produces MPRRKSVPDEQILDDVLGLIEQVGGAPSFAAVAAASGLAPATLVQRFGTKEAMVAAALARAWDRLEARTERAVAAMAPGPEGAVDLLVELSGDYDGGGYVDGLVLLREDLRRSATRARGLAWLHRLETAVDAAIGGTGGADRPVGRLLVSLWQGELAWWGFAGQGRAGDHVRPRLEHLLRAVLPGAGPGPRPEPGHR; this is translated from the coding sequence ATGCCGCGCCGCAAATCAGTTCCTGACGAGCAGATCCTGGACGACGTCCTGGGCCTGATCGAACAAGTCGGCGGGGCACCGTCCTTCGCGGCGGTCGCGGCCGCCTCGGGGCTCGCCCCGGCGACCCTGGTCCAGCGGTTCGGGACGAAGGAGGCCATGGTCGCGGCGGCGCTCGCCCGCGCCTGGGACCGTCTGGAGGCGCGGACGGAGCGGGCCGTCGCCGCCATGGCACCCGGTCCCGAGGGGGCCGTGGACCTGCTGGTCGAACTCAGCGGGGACTACGACGGCGGCGGCTACGTGGACGGGCTGGTGCTCCTGCGCGAAGACCTCCGCCGGTCGGCGACGAGGGCCCGCGGGCTCGCCTGGCTCCACCGCCTGGAGACCGCGGTCGACGCCGCGATCGGCGGCACCGGTGGCGCGGACCGCCCGGTCGGACGGCTGCTGGTGTCGCTGTGGCAGGGCGAACTCGCCTGGTGGGGTTTTGCCGGCCAGGGCCGGGCCGGCGATCACGTACGGCCCCGGCTCGAACACCTCCTACGCGCCGTCCTGCCCGGGGCCGGGCCGGGACCGCGGCCGGAGCCCGGGCACCGGTAG
- a CDS encoding GNAT family N-acetyltransferase: MTARRLTVRYTSPADPAARPLLDELTHEYRTRYGPNEEMTRYPAGDFAPPHGAFLLLLTADGTAVAGGAFRRYDRETAEIKRVWTDSAHRRQGLARQVMRELEAEAVRRGYRRIWLTTGPRQPEAEALYLHLGYQPRYDLDADRTSLPYLPFETHLPLSTAELFGPELTR; encoded by the coding sequence ATGACGGCACGACGACTGACGGTCCGCTACACCAGCCCGGCCGATCCGGCGGCCCGTCCGCTGCTCGACGAGCTGACCCACGAATACCGGACCCGCTACGGGCCGAACGAGGAGATGACGCGGTATCCGGCCGGCGACTTCGCCCCGCCGCACGGCGCCTTCCTGCTGCTGCTCACGGCGGACGGCACGGCCGTGGCCGGTGGCGCCTTCCGCCGGTACGACCGCGAGACCGCCGAGATCAAGCGGGTGTGGACCGACTCGGCGCACCGCCGCCAGGGGCTGGCCCGGCAGGTGATGCGCGAACTGGAGGCCGAGGCGGTCCGCCGCGGATACCGCCGCATCTGGCTGACGACCGGACCGCGCCAGCCGGAGGCCGAGGCGCTCTATCTGCACCTGGGCTACCAGCCCCGGTACGACCTCGACGCCGACCGGACGAGCCTGCCGTACCTGCCGTTCGAGACGCACCTGCCGCTGTCCACGGCGGAGCTCTTCGGGCCGGAGCTGACCCGGTAG
- a CDS encoding ABC transporter substrate-binding protein, whose product MSRNRPRRVVALALTALLALAACGAPDDEPVATTGEQAGSTVINTSPDQKRIRSTKVDAIAAKVPAAVAADGRLNVGISAGTTPPLYFRADDDRTLIGAEPDIAQLVADVLGLELDLQPTSWDNLFLAVRSGQNEVGFSNITVTEERKDIYDFATYRVDSLGWEVRIDGGIDKIEKPADIAGLNVSVGSGTNQEEVLLRWDAQNKAAGLAPVNITYYQTSTDYQLALLSGRIDAYFGPNPSVAYHAAVSGKTKVVGIVPGGGEVPAQIAAMTQKGNGFAEALSAALNAVIQDGTYAQVLARWGLGDEAIPTSQVNPPGLPRS is encoded by the coding sequence ATGTCCCGTAACCGACCTCGCCGGGTCGTCGCGCTGGCCCTGACCGCGCTGCTCGCACTGGCCGCCTGCGGAGCGCCCGACGACGAGCCCGTCGCCACCACCGGCGAGCAGGCCGGGTCGACGGTGATCAACACCAGCCCGGACCAGAAGCGGATACGTAGCACGAAGGTCGACGCCATCGCGGCCAAGGTGCCCGCGGCCGTCGCGGCGGACGGCAGGCTCAACGTCGGGATCAGCGCCGGCACGACACCGCCGCTGTACTTCCGGGCCGACGACGACCGCACCCTGATCGGGGCCGAACCGGACATCGCCCAGTTGGTGGCCGACGTACTGGGGCTGGAACTCGACCTGCAGCCGACCTCCTGGGACAACCTGTTCCTCGCGGTCCGCTCCGGGCAGAACGAGGTCGGCTTCTCCAACATCACGGTGACCGAGGAACGCAAGGACATCTACGACTTCGCCACCTACCGGGTCGACTCGCTGGGCTGGGAGGTCCGCATCGACGGCGGCATCGACAAGATCGAAAAGCCGGCCGACATCGCCGGCCTGAACGTCTCGGTCGGGTCCGGTACCAACCAGGAGGAGGTCCTGTTGCGCTGGGACGCGCAGAACAAGGCCGCCGGCCTCGCCCCGGTGAACATCACCTACTACCAGACCTCGACCGACTACCAGCTCGCCCTGCTGTCCGGCCGGATCGACGCGTACTTCGGGCCGAACCCGTCGGTCGCCTACCACGCCGCGGTCAGCGGCAAGACCAAGGTCGTCGGGATCGTCCCCGGCGGCGGCGAGGTACCCGCCCAGATCGCGGCGATGACGCAGAAGGGCAACGGGTTCGCCGAGGCGCTGAGCGCGGCACTGAACGCGGTCATCCAGGACGGCACGTACGCCCAGGTCCTGGCCCGCTGGGGGCTCGGCGACGAGGCGATCCCCACCTCGCAGGTCAACCCGCCCGGGCTCCCCAGGAGCTGA
- a CDS encoding amino acid ABC transporter ATP-binding protein — protein MVELHGIHKSFGPLEVLRGVDLRVRAGEVVVVLGPSGSGKSTLLRCVNHLEKVNRGSVRIDGELIGYRRTGNRLRELKEREILRQRTHIGFVFQNFNLFPHLTALENVAEAPVSAQGRPRREVLELAAELLDRVGLADKADAYPRRLSGGQQQRVAIARALALRPKVLLFDEPTSALDPELVGEVLEVMKDLARAGTTMVVVTHEVGFAREVADTVVFLDGGVIVEQGPPDEVLDRPKHERTRAFLAKVL, from the coding sequence ATGGTGGAGCTGCACGGCATCCACAAGAGCTTCGGCCCACTCGAGGTGCTGCGCGGGGTCGACCTGCGGGTCCGCGCCGGCGAGGTGGTGGTCGTGCTGGGCCCCTCCGGCTCCGGCAAGTCGACGCTGCTGCGCTGCGTCAACCACCTGGAGAAGGTCAACCGCGGCTCGGTACGCATCGACGGCGAGCTGATCGGCTACCGGCGTACCGGCAACCGGCTGCGCGAACTGAAGGAACGGGAGATCCTGCGGCAGCGCACCCACATCGGGTTCGTCTTCCAGAACTTCAACCTCTTCCCGCACCTGACCGCGCTGGAGAACGTCGCCGAGGCACCGGTGTCGGCGCAGGGCCGGCCCCGGCGGGAGGTGCTCGAACTCGCCGCCGAACTGCTCGACCGGGTCGGGCTGGCGGACAAGGCCGACGCCTATCCGCGCCGGCTGTCCGGCGGGCAGCAGCAGCGGGTCGCGATCGCCCGCGCCCTGGCGCTACGCCCCAAGGTGCTGCTCTTCGACGAACCGACCTCCGCCCTCGACCCGGAACTGGTCGGCGAGGTGCTCGAGGTGATGAAGGACCTGGCCCGGGCCGGCACCACGATGGTCGTCGTCACGCACGAGGTCGGCTTCGCCCGCGAGGTCGCCGACACCGTCGTCTTCCTGGACGGCGGCGTGATCGTCGAGCAGGGCCCACCCGACGAGGTGCTCGACCGGCCGAAGCACGAACGGACCCGCGCGTTCCTGGCGAAGGTCCTGTGA
- a CDS encoding amino acid ABC transporter permease, with the protein MTAPAPAIDRPGPPEAQPEEKPLKVVPARHPWRWVATAVTLVLVAMAANALITNPAWDWHFVGQYLFYETVLRSVGTTLQLTVLGIVLGFLLGTVIALMRLSASPLLTSVAWGYVWLFRSVPLILQLLFWFNLALLYDQISFGVPFGPSFVAVDTMHLIGPMTAATLGLALHQAAYAAEIVRSGFLSVDQGQLEAAAALGIPRGRQVRRILLPQAMRSIIPNAGNEIIGMVKGTSVVYIMAIPELFYQVQVIYARNGRVIALLLVAAIWYLLLTTVLSVVQYHVERHYARGAVRTLPPTPVQRIRRLVATATAARRQRRAGREQLAADLAGER; encoded by the coding sequence ATGACCGCCCCCGCACCCGCGATCGACCGGCCCGGGCCGCCCGAGGCGCAGCCCGAGGAGAAGCCGCTGAAGGTGGTGCCGGCCCGGCATCCCTGGCGGTGGGTGGCGACCGCCGTGACACTGGTGCTGGTCGCCATGGCCGCCAACGCGTTGATCACCAATCCGGCCTGGGACTGGCACTTCGTCGGGCAGTACCTCTTCTACGAGACCGTCCTGCGGTCGGTGGGCACGACCCTGCAGCTCACCGTGCTCGGCATCGTGCTCGGCTTCCTACTCGGCACCGTGATCGCCCTCATGCGGCTGTCCGCGAGCCCGCTGCTGACCAGCGTCGCCTGGGGCTACGTGTGGCTGTTCCGCTCCGTACCGCTGATCCTGCAGCTGCTCTTCTGGTTCAACCTGGCGCTGCTGTACGACCAGATCTCGTTCGGCGTCCCGTTCGGCCCGTCGTTCGTCGCCGTCGACACGATGCACCTGATCGGGCCGATGACCGCCGCGACGCTGGGCCTGGCCCTGCACCAGGCGGCCTACGCCGCCGAGATCGTCCGGTCCGGGTTCCTCTCGGTCGACCAGGGCCAGCTGGAGGCGGCCGCCGCGCTCGGCATCCCGCGGGGCCGCCAGGTGCGGCGGATCCTGCTGCCGCAGGCGATGCGGAGCATCATCCCCAACGCCGGCAACGAGATCATCGGAATGGTCAAGGGGACCTCGGTCGTCTACATCATGGCCATCCCGGAACTCTTCTACCAGGTGCAGGTGATCTACGCCCGCAACGGCCGGGTCATCGCGCTGCTGCTGGTCGCGGCGATCTGGTACCTGCTGTTGACCACCGTCCTGTCGGTCGTGCAGTACCACGTCGAACGGCACTACGCCCGGGGCGCCGTACGGACGCTCCCGCCGACGCCGGTGCAACGGATCCGCCGGCTCGTCGCCACCGCGACGGCGGCCCGGCGGCAGCGCCGCGCCGGCCGGGAACAGCTCGCCGCGGACCTGGCGGGTGAGCGGTGA
- a CDS encoding glutathione S-transferase C-terminal domain-containing protein, protein MPRPPISDGLASPADTRRFGEYRITRRPDDPRPLYRFADRIVEDGAAGDLTARAGRYHLYAGRFCPWSQRLEITRALANLTEVVTLSYVDNERDGRGWAFRERFGPDPVNGFSLLRQAYEATEEGFDGHVSVPTLWDRASARVASNDFKTIGIDLATRFRRVAEPVTDTYPEAHRAEIEELDAWLGPVVNHGVGVAARPGPEGVKARAALLDAFAALDSRLATRRYLVGPTVTEADIRLWVTLVRFDVGPNARRSINSGLHVYPHLWAYARDLYTLPAFRDSTDFDSFAAPGAELPDWHEPAHRPTGPITGHTVSH, encoded by the coding sequence ATGCCACGACCGCCCATTTCCGATGGACTGGCCAGCCCGGCCGACACCCGGCGCTTCGGGGAGTACCGCATCACCCGCCGGCCCGACGATCCACGCCCGCTCTACCGGTTCGCCGACCGGATCGTCGAGGACGGCGCCGCCGGTGACCTCACCGCCCGGGCCGGGCGCTACCACCTCTACGCCGGCCGGTTCTGCCCGTGGTCGCAACGGCTGGAGATCACCCGCGCCCTGGCGAACCTCACAGAGGTCGTCACCCTGTCCTACGTGGACAACGAGCGGGACGGCCGCGGCTGGGCGTTCCGCGAGCGTTTCGGACCGGACCCCGTGAACGGCTTCAGCCTGCTGCGGCAGGCCTACGAGGCGACGGAGGAGGGCTTCGACGGGCACGTGTCGGTGCCGACGTTGTGGGACCGCGCCAGCGCCCGCGTGGCCAGCAACGACTTCAAGACCATCGGGATCGACCTCGCGACCCGGTTCCGGCGCGTCGCCGAACCGGTGACGGACACCTACCCCGAGGCACACCGGGCCGAGATCGAGGAACTGGACGCCTGGCTCGGGCCGGTCGTCAACCACGGCGTCGGCGTGGCGGCCCGGCCGGGGCCCGAGGGCGTCAAGGCCCGCGCGGCACTGCTCGACGCGTTCGCCGCCCTCGACAGCCGGCTGGCGACCCGGCGCTACCTGGTCGGACCGACCGTCACGGAGGCCGACATCCGGCTCTGGGTGACCCTGGTCCGCTTCGACGTCGGCCCCAACGCCCGGCGTTCGATCAATTCGGGCCTGCACGTCTACCCGCACCTGTGGGCGTACGCCCGGGACCTCTACACGCTGCCGGCCTTCCGGGACAGCACCGACTTCGACTCCTTCGCCGCACCCGGCGCCGAACTGCCGGACTGGCACGAACCGGCGCACCGGCCGACCGGACCGATCACCGGGCACACCGTTTCCCATTGA
- a CDS encoding MarR family winged helix-turn-helix transcriptional regulator → MSEQRLDHVARIQQEWARERPDVDVTPQAVIGRLHRLAAHLTEELCVVYRRHGLSEGEFDVLAALRRAGEPYERAPGELAHFTMVTTGAMTKRVDRLERDGLVTRRRSTTDGRGRVVALTPAGRRLIDQAFTEHMRNERRLLDTLTAQEATQFETILTAWLGRIER, encoded by the coding sequence ATGAGTGAGCAGCGCCTCGACCACGTCGCCCGCATCCAGCAGGAGTGGGCCCGGGAACGGCCCGACGTCGACGTGACGCCGCAGGCGGTGATCGGCCGCCTGCACCGGCTCGCCGCCCACCTGACCGAGGAACTGTGCGTCGTCTACCGCCGGCACGGCCTCAGCGAGGGCGAGTTCGACGTGCTGGCCGCCCTGCGGCGGGCCGGCGAGCCGTACGAGCGGGCGCCCGGCGAACTCGCCCACTTCACGATGGTCACCACCGGCGCCATGACCAAGCGCGTCGACCGGCTCGAACGCGACGGCCTGGTGACCCGCCGGCGGAGCACGACCGACGGGCGCGGGCGGGTCGTGGCACTGACCCCGGCCGGCCGGCGCCTGATCGACCAGGCGTTCACCGAGCACATGCGCAACGAACGCCGCCTGCTCGACACCCTCACCGCGCAGGAGGCGACCCAGTTCGAGACGATCCTCACCGCCTGGCTGGGCCGCATCGAACGGTAG
- a CDS encoding EamA family transporter: MEGNLRWSLVTAVAPVAWGTTYYVTHQFLPADQALYGAVIRALPAGLLLLAVRRRLPVGPWWWRSAVLGTLNMGAFFALVYLAAQVLPTSVASTVMATSPVAMMMIAWALLAERPHLPALAGAGLGIVGVALMLFTGTSAVDPVGVLASVAAMAMSSVGYVLTKRWGGQVDVLASTSWQLVAGGAVLLPVAVAVEGAPPDLDAAAVLAFGYVTVVATALAFVAWFAGLRRLSAATVGLIGLLNPVTGVLLGTLLAAETLTARQVGGIALVLAGIALGQPAVAARLTGRTRRGRRADHDIRESGDGARRAAPTA, translated from the coding sequence ATGGAAGGTAATCTCCGGTGGAGCCTGGTGACCGCGGTCGCGCCGGTGGCCTGGGGCACCACGTACTACGTCACCCACCAGTTCCTGCCGGCCGACCAGGCGCTCTACGGGGCGGTGATCCGGGCCCTGCCGGCCGGCCTGCTGCTGCTCGCCGTACGGCGCCGGCTGCCGGTCGGCCCGTGGTGGTGGCGGTCGGCGGTGCTGGGCACCCTGAACATGGGCGCGTTCTTCGCCCTGGTCTACCTGGCGGCGCAGGTCCTGCCGACCAGCGTCGCCTCGACCGTCATGGCGACCTCCCCGGTCGCGATGATGATGATCGCCTGGGCGCTGCTCGCCGAACGCCCGCACCTGCCCGCCCTGGCCGGCGCCGGCCTCGGGATCGTGGGTGTCGCCCTCATGCTGTTCACCGGTACGTCCGCGGTCGACCCCGTCGGCGTACTGGCCTCGGTGGCCGCGATGGCCATGTCGTCGGTCGGCTACGTCCTGACCAAACGGTGGGGCGGCCAGGTCGACGTGCTGGCGTCGACCTCGTGGCAACTCGTCGCCGGCGGCGCCGTCCTGCTGCCGGTCGCCGTCGCCGTCGAGGGCGCGCCGCCGGACCTCGACGCCGCGGCCGTCCTCGCCTTCGGCTACGTGACGGTGGTCGCCACCGCGCTCGCCTTCGTCGCCTGGTTCGCCGGGCTGCGTCGGCTCAGCGCGGCGACGGTCGGGCTGATCGGCCTGCTGAACCCGGTGACCGGGGTGCTGCTCGGCACCCTGCTCGCCGCCGAGACGCTGACCGCGCGTCAGGTCGGCGGCATCGCCCTCGTCCTGGCCGGGATCGCGCTGGGCCAGCCGGCGGTGGCGGCCCGGTTGACCGGCCGTACGAGGCGTGGTCGGCGCGCCGACCACGACATCCGGGAGTCCGGTGACGGAGCGCGCCGCGCGGCACCGACAGCGTGA
- a CDS encoding condensation domain-containing protein yields MIEGTVLPTDPTTHGWTAVDFTAAPTPSAPITWGQRALWMAILRKPEYQPNINLRRVVTVPRRAPADVLRAIGALLTRHSSLRTRLRTVDGDLRQDVVDNGTHPVLLVPADVTADGVPVDVGAADVARVADETAARLASTAFDHAEELPQRIALVLVAGRVRQVVIVFSHTTVDFRAAELVLRDLRLLLLRGAIDSPAGLQSVDVARREHDAGARRRGERAVARWVDGYGRLPRETLPEVGPPLSPRFRRGVLVSAAADTAVRMIANRHQVTSSTVILAATSLVLATWSGNDVVGVYTMVSNRSLPGYDEAIAKLNQLGMVVVDLADRPTFADLLPRVWSAAMNAYRSAYYDPADMRTAFEAAGYPYATGINAHCYLNDIRLATDADLFGHDTSPARVRAALAESSFNWAESFDAFTWRTRLEIVDRPGGLGLALTADTAHLPPDRAERLLRDLDRLLVEAALHDVPWPWR; encoded by the coding sequence ATGATCGAGGGGACGGTTCTGCCGACCGACCCGACCACACACGGGTGGACCGCCGTCGACTTCACCGCCGCGCCCACCCCCTCCGCGCCGATCACCTGGGGGCAGCGGGCGCTGTGGATGGCCATCCTGCGCAAGCCGGAATACCAGCCGAACATCAACCTGCGCCGGGTGGTGACGGTGCCCCGGCGTGCGCCGGCGGACGTACTGCGGGCCATCGGCGCGCTGCTCACCCGGCACAGTTCGCTGCGCACCCGGCTGCGCACGGTCGACGGGGACCTGCGCCAGGACGTCGTCGACAACGGCACGCACCCGGTGCTGCTGGTGCCCGCCGACGTCACCGCCGACGGCGTCCCGGTCGACGTCGGCGCCGCTGACGTCGCCCGCGTCGCCGACGAGACCGCCGCCCGGCTGGCGTCGACCGCGTTCGACCACGCCGAGGAACTGCCGCAGCGCATCGCGCTGGTCCTCGTCGCCGGACGGGTCCGTCAGGTCGTGATCGTCTTCAGTCACACCACCGTCGACTTCCGGGCCGCCGAACTCGTCCTGCGCGACCTGCGGCTGCTGCTCCTGCGCGGGGCGATCGACAGCCCGGCCGGGCTCCAGTCGGTCGACGTCGCCCGGCGCGAGCACGACGCCGGCGCCCGCCGTCGCGGCGAGCGGGCGGTGGCCCGCTGGGTCGACGGCTACGGTCGGCTGCCCCGGGAAACCCTGCCCGAGGTCGGCCCGCCGCTCTCGCCACGGTTCCGGCGCGGGGTGCTGGTCTCGGCGGCGGCCGACACCGCCGTACGCATGATCGCCAACCGGCACCAGGTCACCAGCTCGACCGTCATCCTCGCCGCCACGTCCCTGGTGCTGGCGACCTGGTCCGGCAACGACGTCGTCGGCGTCTACACGATGGTCAGCAACCGCTCGCTGCCCGGCTACGACGAGGCGATCGCGAAACTCAACCAGCTCGGCATGGTCGTCGTCGACCTCGCAGACCGGCCCACCTTCGCCGATCTGCTGCCCCGGGTCTGGTCGGCGGCGATGAACGCCTACCGGTCGGCCTACTACGACCCGGCCGACATGCGGACCGCGTTCGAGGCGGCCGGCTACCCGTACGCCACCGGCATCAACGCCCACTGCTACCTCAACGACATCCGGCTCGCCACCGACGCCGACCTGTTCGGACACGACACCTCGCCGGCCCGGGTCCGGGCCGCGCTGGCCGAGTCGTCGTTCAACTGGGCGGAATCGTTCGACGCCTTCACCTGGCGGACCCGGCTCGAGATCGTCGACCGGCCGGGCGGCCTCGGCCTCGCGCTGACCGCCGACACCGCCCACCTGCCGCCCGACCGGGCCGAGCGCCTCCTGCGCGACCTCGACCGGCTGCTGGTCGAGGCCGCCCTCCACGACGTCCCGTGGCCATGGCGCTGA